Part of the Spirochaetota bacterium genome is shown below.
CTTCGACGATATCGCCATGGCAGGAGAGAGGCAGAGAGACAATGGGGATACGCCCCGATATGTCCTCGATGAAATCCACATACGCCTCACGGGCATTGTTGCGAAACAGCACGACCCCGACAGAATGCAGAGAGAAGTCGGAAACGTGAATTTGACCTTTCCGGGCTTCAAGGAGTTTCCGGCAGACCCGTGCGCGCTCCTGGTCCAGAAGGATTTAGAGGAATATATTCGTATCGGCCAGATACACGCTTATCGCCACTTCTGCGCATCATGCTGTAAACTGACCGACGAATACCTTCCCTTGAGGGATGCAAGCGCTCCGATCCACTTGAACGAAAACGCTCCCTGATCGACCGATCCCGTCGCTGTGCGCTTCGCTTTGAGGCTTTCAATATATTCGACGACCTCTTTTTTTTCGTCCGGCTGTAATTGTTCTATAATTTTTTCCAGTGGAGTCATGGCACCGCTCCCGTTTTTACGACGTATACTCGTTACTATCACCGTTTCGCTGCTCAGTCAAGTCCGATTATCGGATCCGGGCAGGCGCGGATTCGAATCCGCGCCTGCCCGGATCCTCCATTACGCGTGGAGCCCGCCTGATACCGACGACCCTAACATGACCACATCTTTCAGATCATCCGCGAAACGATTTCGAAGAAGCGAATTCAATTCTCCGAGCATGGTATTTTTATCTATTTCCATGGCGATTCCACCCCATCGACCCGCTACAATCCGACCGAATTAATGATACCCG
Proteins encoded:
- a CDS encoding PIN domain-containing protein, coding for MLLDQERARVCRKLLEARKGQIHVSDFSLHSVGVVLFRNNAREAYVDFIEDISGRIPIVSLPLSCHGDIVEAGKRYSLDFDDAYQYACSVFYGLTIVSYDRDFQRTPGPCVFPENL
- a CDS encoding DUF2281 domain-containing protein, which gives rise to MTPLEKIIEQLQPDEKKEVVEYIESLKAKRTATGSVDQGAFSFKWIGALASLKGRYSSVSLQHDAQKWR